From one Flavobacteriales bacterium genomic stretch:
- a CDS encoding tail fiber domain-containing protein yields MKFSACSLVALLVIALVQPTVAQVNFDGVNYQAVVRDVNGDPVPNQAIGVEAVVQVGATDSYIETHTINSDGFGLIAFRIGSGTPGAGTLATFGDIDWGSGQDISYTVSVDITGGNSYVLLSTGPFKAVPFAMHALTADSSAASTVPNILQDADEDTRIRVEATPDQDTIRFDIAGVESFVFTNGKIFTPGNGRSVFLGDGAGELDNLTDNRNVGIGFFALSDNVTGTGNVAIGYNSQSLATGGTGNTSVGNNTMFDRTSGSWNSALGADALQNITTGQYNSAIGSAALAATTTGSNNIAVGTGALLANTTSNNSVAVGYQSLRFNTTANNVGLGYQAGYFNNAGNRLTAIGYRALYNSGADGNTGVGYEAGLATTSGYGNTAMGSLALRLNGTGYENVAVGDSASYGTTSGYRNVALGQGALRTNTTADYGVAVGYHSLHKADGGAFYNTMVGGFSGASISGGDYNTGMGYQVLASSTNALYNTAMGYYTMFYNTTGQYNTALGVRALFQNTTASGNTGIGYNSGYDNQAGEYNTSLGYRSLEDNVDGLYNTAIGANSLTNSDLSFKNTTVGYSTGFDLSTGSDNTLMGYSAGQNLTTGGSNVAMGSNAMGTATSANNNAAVGLNSLAALSIGYQNTAVGQNSLQVLTTGNQNTGLGAFALEDHTTGTGNVAVGYRAGDLLTATSYNTFAGYWTDATGEPNYSTALGYYARTTASNQVRVGISGTTSIGGYVGWTNLSDARYKTDVQEDVSGLDFILRLRPVTYKVDYAKLDDVMGFAAKARENQDPNYEAHVAALSREVRTGFLAQEVEEAAAAVGYAFSGVDKPKNENDHYGLRYAEFVVPLVKATQEQQATIEELRQQVSDLQAQHSLKEAEVEQLRTMLASQEEMQRIISQLQEQVARHAETLENDR; encoded by the coding sequence ATGAAGTTCTCTGCTTGCTCCCTTGTGGCTCTCTTGGTAATCGCCTTGGTCCAGCCCACGGTTGCCCAGGTCAATTTCGATGGCGTCAACTACCAGGCGGTGGTGCGCGATGTGAACGGCGACCCGGTCCCCAACCAGGCCATTGGCGTGGAAGCCGTCGTACAGGTGGGAGCCACTGACAGCTATATCGAGACCCATACGATCAACTCCGATGGATTCGGGCTGATCGCTTTCCGGATCGGGTCCGGTACGCCGGGCGCCGGCACATTGGCCACCTTCGGCGACATCGACTGGGGCAGTGGACAGGATATCAGCTACACGGTGTCGGTGGATATCACCGGCGGCAATTCCTACGTGCTGCTCAGCACGGGGCCCTTCAAAGCGGTGCCCTTCGCCATGCACGCGCTCACGGCGGATAGCAGCGCGGCCTCTACTGTGCCGAACATCCTCCAGGATGCCGACGAGGACACCCGGATCCGGGTGGAGGCCACCCCCGATCAGGACACGATCCGGTTCGACATCGCCGGTGTTGAATCCTTCGTGTTCACCAACGGAAAGATCTTCACTCCAGGCAACGGCCGGTCCGTCTTCCTAGGTGATGGCGCCGGCGAATTGGATAACCTGACCGACAACAGGAATGTGGGCATCGGCTTCTTCGCGCTGAGCGATAACGTCACGGGAACGGGGAACGTGGCAATCGGCTACAACTCGCAGAGCTTGGCAACCGGTGGCACTGGGAATACATCCGTTGGCAACAACACAATGTTCGACAGGACCAGCGGGAGCTGGAACAGCGCCCTAGGCGCCGATGCGCTGCAGAATATCACGACCGGTCAGTACAATAGCGCGATTGGATCAGCGGCGCTGGCGGCCACTACTACCGGAAGCAATAACATCGCCGTGGGGACCGGAGCGCTATTGGCCAACACCACGAGCAACAACAGTGTGGCCGTCGGCTACCAGTCGCTGCGATTTAACACGACCGCCAATAACGTGGGCCTCGGCTACCAGGCGGGTTACTTCAACAACGCTGGCAACCGGCTCACCGCCATCGGGTACCGCGCATTGTACAACAGCGGTGCTGACGGCAATACCGGCGTGGGTTACGAGGCCGGATTAGCGACCACGAGCGGTTACGGCAATACCGCCATGGGCTCATTGGCCCTGCGCTTGAACGGTACCGGATACGAGAACGTGGCCGTGGGTGACAGCGCATCCTATGGAACCACCTCCGGCTACCGGAACGTGGCCTTGGGGCAGGGGGCGCTTCGTACCAACACCACTGCGGACTATGGAGTAGCCGTGGGATACCACAGCCTGCACAAGGCAGATGGGGGGGCGTTCTACAATACCATGGTGGGTGGGTTCTCAGGTGCGAGCATTTCCGGCGGTGATTACAATACCGGGATGGGCTACCAGGTGCTCGCGAGCTCCACCAACGCCCTGTACAATACGGCCATGGGCTACTACACCATGTTCTATAACACGACCGGGCAGTACAACACCGCCTTGGGCGTGCGTGCCTTGTTCCAGAACACCACAGCAAGCGGCAACACCGGCATCGGCTACAATTCCGGGTACGACAACCAGGCGGGCGAATACAACACCTCCCTCGGCTACCGAAGCCTTGAGGACAACGTGGACGGACTATACAATACGGCCATCGGAGCGAATTCCCTGACCAATTCCGACCTATCGTTCAAAAACACCACGGTCGGGTATAGCACCGGCTTTGACCTTTCAACCGGCAGTGATAATACGTTGATGGGGTATTCGGCCGGACAGAACCTCACCACCGGCGGCTCGAACGTGGCCATGGGATCCAACGCCATGGGCACTGCAACCTCAGCTAACAACAACGCCGCAGTAGGACTTAATTCACTCGCCGCATTATCAATTGGATATCAGAACACGGCTGTCGGCCAAAACTCACTCCAGGTCTTGACGACCGGCAATCAGAATACCGGCCTGGGTGCCTTCGCGCTCGAGGACCACACGACAGGTACAGGTAATGTGGCGGTGGGCTATCGCGCCGGGGACCTGCTCACCGCGACCAGCTACAATACGTTCGCTGGGTATTGGACGGATGCCACGGGTGAGCCGAACTACTCGACGGCCCTGGGCTACTATGCGCGCACGACCGCCAGCAACCAGGTCCGCGTAGGCATTTCAGGCACCACCAGCATCGGTGGCTATGTAGGCTGGACCAACCTGAGCGATGCACGGTACAAGACCGATGTACAAGAGGACGTCTCAGGCCTTGATTTCATCCTGCGCCTGCGGCCAGTGACCTACAAGGTGGACTACGCCAAGCTGGACGACGTGATGGGCTTTGCAGCGAAGGCACGCGAGAACCAGGACCCGAACTATGAGGCGCATGTCGCAGCACTCTCCAGGGAGGTGCGCACGGGGTTCCTTGCTCAGGAGGTGGAGGAGGCTGCCGCTGCGGTAGGATACGCCTTCAGCGGGGTGGACAAACCCAAGAACGAGAACGACCACTACGGCCTGCGCTACGCTGAGTTCGTGGTGCCCCTGGTGAAGGCCACCCAGGAACAACAGGCCACGATCGAGGAACTACGCCAGCAGGTGAGCGACCTGCAGGCACAGCACAGCCTGAAGGAGGCCGAAGTGGAGCAGTTGCGGACAATGCTTGCCAGCCAGGAGGAAATGCAGCGCATCATCAGCCAGTTGCAGGAACAGGTGGCACGGCATGCAGAGACGCTGGAGAACGACCGTTGA
- a CDS encoding response regulator transcription factor, producing the protein MLRVAVFDDHTQRRESLRMLVDATEGMTCVGAFPDCRNVVKNVVECAPRVILMDIDMPYVDGVEGVTLLRKQFKDVKILMQTVLEDNERLFASIVAGADGYLLKQTTPERLIESIREVDNGGAPMTPTIARKVLQLLGTRSSRIGASADFHLTAREQEILGLLVDGLGYKAIATRCDISYATVNTHVTHIYQKLHVASVAGAVKVALREGLV; encoded by the coding sequence ATGCTCCGTGTGGCCGTATTCGATGATCATACCCAGCGCAGGGAAAGTCTGCGCATGCTCGTTGATGCCACGGAGGGCATGACCTGTGTGGGTGCTTTTCCGGATTGTCGGAACGTGGTGAAGAACGTGGTGGAATGTGCTCCGCGTGTGATCCTGATGGATATCGACATGCCGTACGTGGATGGCGTGGAGGGCGTGACACTGCTGCGCAAGCAGTTCAAGGACGTGAAGATCCTGATGCAGACCGTGCTGGAGGACAACGAGCGCCTGTTCGCCTCCATCGTGGCGGGTGCCGATGGCTACCTGCTCAAGCAGACCACACCCGAACGACTGATCGAGAGCATCCGTGAGGTGGACAACGGTGGCGCGCCCATGACACCGACCATTGCACGGAAGGTCCTGCAACTGCTGGGTACGCGTTCCAGCAGGATCGGTGCATCTGCGGATTTTCACCTCACCGCGCGCGAACAGGAGATCCTGGGGCTGCTCGTGGATGGCCTGGGCTACAAGGCCATCGCCACGCGCTGCGATATCAGCTACGCTACGGTGAACACCCACGTCACGCACATCTACCAGAAGCTGCACGTGGCCTCGGTGGCCGGCGCCGTGAAGGTGGCCCTGCGCGAGGGGCTGGTGTGA
- a CDS encoding PKD domain-containing protein — translation MRKFIHSLFRTLMCMTALLAGIASVRAQTVNTYAYTTSTGASLDAMSGATTLVGINVDDTPTSSVITLPFTFRYEGVAYTQFSASANGLLRLGPTVVTGEYANSFASAINLPKLMPFWDDQNTGSTGGVSYVVTGTAPNRILKVQWRTTMGASGGSPITQTYQAWLYETTNVIEFRYGTGNPAISASIGIGGAAAANFQSINSGSHVASTTVANNTNAAWPGSGRMYRFEPFDNVCGAFPLSFGANGPFSNAGATAQVGEPLPPNLGCNVQNGWCDAVLNNTIWFRFTAPASGRVSVDVNGFDTQAAMYAASSCGNVLGSQTLLAANDDGSPTPVVFGSRLDPVNCLTPGATYYVQVDGYNGATGSCTITLTDLGALTVSLSGSDETICGGSATSPRILSSNTAGAALSWTVVQSGVTGGASGSGANVPAQTLNTTGPANGTATYTGVATINALSPATCSFTSAPVVVTVNAPAVAVINGPFFSNGPATVPVTVTANGPGTWGGGTGSFATPPSPNTTYTLGGGEAGTSFPITWSTFDPDGAGPCLFATATAQFVGGGFGGGSGRGEVAEATPCDATATISYTSAAFCTSTPSAPVTITGNTAGIFSSTAGLTLNASTGEITPSTSTVGNYLVTYTIPASASCPAVVATFNVAITPLPAASIAGPYLSGGPATVTIVANTNTPGSWSGGTGTFAVATDAITTYTLGAGEAGTTFPITWTTVDAGACASVIATAQFVGAYGGGVGRGEIADPTPCPAATISYTGAAFCTSTTSAPATLTGSTGGTYSSTAGLTINSGTGEITPSTSTVGNYVVTYTIPASASCPAVVATFNVAITPLPAASIAGPYLSGGPATVTVVANTNTPGSWSGGTGTFAVATDAITTYTLGAGESGTTFPITWTTDDAGACASVVANALFVGSFGGGDGRGEVTDPSPCPDATISYTSIAFCTSTTSAPATLTGSTGGVYSSAAGLSINAATGEITPSTSSVGNYVVTYSIPASGTCPAVNATFNVAITPLPVASIAGPYLSGGPAAVTVVAASNTPGSWSGGTGSFATPTSATTTYTLGAGEAGTSFSISWTTVDAGACASIVANALFVGDGFGGADGRGEVSSPTPCDASAAISYTSATFCQSTASAPVTQTGSTGGIYSSTPGLTIDPSTGEITPSTSSVGNYVVSYTIPASSSCPAVVATFNIAITPPPAAATYGPYLSGGSPTVTVVATSNTPGSWGGGTGSFAVPTDLITTYTLGAGEAGTTFSITWTTDNAGACASVVANALFVGDGFGGGDGRGEVTSPSPCPAATISYASAAFCTSTTSAPAALTGSTGGTFTSTAGLTLNASTGEITPSTSTIGNYVVTYTIAASASCPAVAATFNVAITPLPAASIAGPYLSTGPAVVTVVANTNTPGMWSGGTGTFSVPSNAVTTYTLGAGEAGTTFPITWTTVDAGACASVVATAQFVGAYGGGSGRGEVTEPTPCDAVASISYTSPAFCTSTASAPVTLIGNTGGLFTSIAGLTLDGSTGEITPSSSTVGNYVVTYTIPASASCPAVVATFNVEITPAPAATIAGPYLSGGPTTVTVVANTNAPGAWSGGTGTFAVATDPITAYTLGAGEAGTTFSITWTTDMVGACASVVTNALFVGDGFGGADGRGEVAQTYVRTNIECIVGTSFICPTALTSVSYTTYESHPAANVFTALLSDEFGSFASPTVIGSVNSQISGTIPISIPISITPGSGYRIRVDASQAPIVGTDNGIDLTVNPTYYSQGSGDVTDAIWSTTPSGTPSAVVFDACWSMVVQNGDVVTNTGNLDLNALWIENTSTLVLENGSATNVHGVLVDVQGSLTTVDNSALSLVGSIGAVTITAAAPISLWDLTVNTPLGTTANGSIDIRGTLQLDAGDFDATTALIALRSFAATTGRLGPVSPTASYLGNMKVERYIPGGATNWRLLGSPISNRRVAHWQDDFITAGYPGSQFPTFDDPVGSGILWPSIRWYDETNTGTAQNDGITGVSSQLQPLATGQGFAAWSGDALGGTAPFIVDVHNAPPHIASSPISLPMSWTDTGTPLTDGWNLVSNPVPSAIAFDQIARGADVEDYVTFYNPANGNAAVYDISLGLGSNGATNTIQSSQGFFLKANGPAVATTVEESDKINDNNGGIFGGLLPDANPMIRLGITSAINSFNDEAYVIFDVGTSQLDDEDAVKYVFAHPDAPQVATLAPDGEQLAFNCFGELNAAFFVPVSVNAGVSGTYTITVDQLGELELTCIVLKDLVTNTIITLTGSDSYSFFLDANDDPNLPRFLLKVVMPEAGFTASASNVEVGEEVFFSNASTNAGSYAWDFGDGTTSTEAEPAHAFASGGVFEVTLTATTGTCTASLTQTITVSSPVLPVAVRALLQGPYNEGTGLMNDALRSAGMLPMLEPYTAMGYAHIGGGGEFVMPSVFSTTGTDAIVDWVVVELRSAGDPAEVVETRSGLLQRDGDIVAANGSSPLSFLSAPGSYHLAIRHRNHLGVMTHDPIAFGAAATAIDFRDGGTATYGTEALAFSGNVRLLWCGDVWGDGVLKYVGQDNDRDPILVAIGGTVPTNVLTGEYRAEDVNLDGEVKYVGTNNDRDPILQNIGGSVPTAVRNAQLP, via the coding sequence ATGAGGAAGTTCATCCATAGCCTGTTCCGCACGTTAATGTGCATGACCGCGCTGCTCGCGGGCATCGCAAGCGTGCGTGCCCAGACGGTGAACACCTATGCCTATACCACCAGCACCGGCGCCTCGCTCGATGCGATGAGCGGTGCCACGACCCTTGTCGGGATCAATGTGGACGATACGCCCACCTCGAGCGTGATCACCCTTCCCTTCACTTTCCGGTATGAGGGCGTTGCCTACACGCAATTCTCCGCGAGCGCGAATGGATTGCTCCGGTTGGGCCCCACGGTCGTTACCGGGGAGTACGCCAACTCTTTCGCATCCGCCATCAACCTGCCCAAATTGATGCCGTTCTGGGACGACCAGAACACGGGCAGCACCGGCGGCGTGAGCTATGTGGTGACAGGCACCGCGCCGAATCGCATCCTGAAGGTGCAATGGCGCACCACCATGGGCGCTTCGGGCGGGAGTCCGATCACGCAGACCTACCAGGCCTGGTTGTACGAGACCACGAATGTGATCGAGTTCCGGTATGGCACTGGCAACCCGGCCATTTCCGCGTCCATCGGCATCGGTGGCGCTGCCGCAGCGAATTTCCAGTCCATCAATTCCGGCTCGCACGTAGCCAGCACGACGGTCGCGAATAACACGAACGCAGCCTGGCCGGGCTCGGGTCGCATGTACCGATTCGAGCCCTTCGACAATGTGTGCGGCGCGTTCCCGCTGAGCTTTGGTGCAAATGGTCCCTTCTCGAATGCTGGCGCTACCGCGCAGGTCGGCGAACCGCTCCCGCCCAACCTGGGCTGCAACGTGCAGAACGGGTGGTGCGATGCTGTGCTCAACAATACCATCTGGTTCCGATTCACGGCGCCGGCGAGCGGCCGTGTCTCCGTTGATGTGAACGGCTTCGACACACAGGCAGCGATGTACGCCGCGAGCTCATGCGGAAATGTGCTCGGCTCCCAGACCCTGCTGGCAGCGAACGACGACGGCAGCCCGACACCTGTTGTCTTCGGATCACGACTGGATCCGGTGAACTGCCTGACACCTGGCGCCACCTATTACGTGCAGGTGGATGGCTACAATGGTGCGACAGGTAGTTGCACCATCACACTCACCGACCTGGGAGCCCTCACGGTATCCCTCAGCGGCAGCGACGAGACCATTTGCGGAGGGAGCGCCACCAGCCCGCGCATTTTGAGTTCGAATACCGCTGGCGCCGCGCTCTCCTGGACCGTGGTGCAGAGCGGCGTAACCGGCGGTGCCAGCGGCAGCGGCGCGAACGTGCCCGCGCAGACATTGAACACGACTGGCCCGGCGAACGGCACCGCGACCTACACGGGCGTGGCCACGATCAATGCGCTGAGTCCGGCGACGTGCTCGTTCACTTCCGCCCCTGTGGTGGTGACCGTGAACGCGCCTGCTGTGGCGGTGATCAACGGACCCTTCTTCTCGAACGGCCCGGCCACGGTGCCCGTGACGGTTACCGCGAATGGCCCTGGCACATGGGGCGGCGGCACAGGCTCCTTCGCAACGCCACCGAGCCCCAATACCACCTACACGCTGGGCGGCGGTGAGGCGGGAACCAGCTTCCCCATCACCTGGTCCACCTTCGATCCGGATGGCGCAGGACCTTGCTTGTTCGCAACGGCCACAGCGCAATTCGTCGGCGGCGGTTTCGGCGGCGGCAGCGGGCGCGGCGAAGTGGCTGAAGCAACGCCCTGCGATGCGACGGCGACCATCAGCTACACGAGTGCGGCATTCTGCACCAGCACGCCATCGGCGCCGGTGACGATCACCGGCAACACCGCAGGCATCTTCTCTTCGACCGCGGGCCTCACGCTCAACGCGAGCACCGGCGAGATCACGCCATCCACGAGCACAGTGGGCAACTACCTGGTCACCTACACCATTCCGGCCAGCGCGAGCTGCCCTGCAGTGGTGGCCACCTTCAATGTCGCCATCACGCCGTTGCCTGCGGCGAGCATCGCCGGTCCGTACCTGAGTGGCGGACCCGCGACCGTGACGATCGTTGCGAATACCAACACGCCGGGTTCCTGGAGCGGCGGCACAGGCACCTTCGCTGTAGCCACAGACGCGATCACCACCTACACGCTCGGGGCCGGTGAGGCAGGCACGACCTTCCCCATCACCTGGACGACGGTGGATGCCGGGGCCTGCGCTTCAGTGATCGCGACGGCGCAGTTCGTCGGCGCATACGGCGGCGGCGTTGGGCGTGGTGAGATCGCGGATCCAACGCCGTGTCCGGCAGCCACCATCAGCTATACGGGTGCCGCCTTCTGCACCAGCACCACCTCGGCACCCGCGACCCTCACGGGCAGCACGGGCGGCACCTACTCCTCCACCGCGGGGCTCACGATCAACTCGGGCACCGGCGAGATCACGCCATCCACGAGCACGGTGGGGAACTATGTGGTCACCTACACCATCCCGGCCAGCGCGAGCTGCCCGGCCGTGGTGGCCACCTTCAATGTCGCCATCACGCCGTTGCCTGCGGCGAGCATCGCCGGTCCTTACCTGAGTGGCGGACCCGCGACCGTGACGGTCGTTGCGAATACCAACACGCCGGGTTCCTGGAGCGGCGGCACAGGCACCTTCGCTGTAGCCACAGACGCGATCACCACCTACACGCTCGGGGCCGGTGAGTCGGGCACGACGTTCCCGATCACCTGGACCACCGATGATGCGGGGGCCTGCGCATCGGTCGTGGCCAATGCCTTGTTCGTGGGCAGCTTCGGCGGCGGCGATGGGCGCGGCGAAGTGACTGATCCTTCGCCTTGTCCCGATGCGACCATCAGCTACACGAGCATCGCGTTCTGCACCAGCACGACCTCGGCACCCGCGACCCTCACGGGCAGCACGGGAGGCGTGTATTCATCCGCCGCAGGGCTCTCGATCAATGCCGCCACCGGCGAGATCACGCCGTCCACGAGCTCGGTCGGCAACTATGTGGTCACCTATTCGATCCCCGCGAGCGGGACATGCCCTGCTGTGAACGCCACCTTCAATGTCGCGATCACACCGCTGCCCGTTGCGAGCATCGCTGGTCCCTACCTCAGCGGCGGACCAGCCGCGGTAACGGTGGTGGCCGCCTCGAACACGCCGGGATCATGGAGCGGCGGCACGGGCTCGTTTGCCACACCGACCAGCGCCACCACCACGTACACGCTCGGTGCGGGTGAGGCAGGCACCAGCTTCTCCATCAGTTGGACCACCGTTGATGCCGGTGCGTGCGCATCGATCGTGGCGAATGCACTATTCGTCGGCGATGGCTTTGGCGGCGCCGATGGGCGCGGCGAGGTGTCCAGCCCCACTCCTTGCGATGCGAGCGCTGCCATCAGCTACACGAGCGCGACCTTCTGCCAGAGCACCGCTTCCGCGCCTGTGACGCAAACCGGCAGCACCGGCGGCATCTACTCGTCCACCCCAGGCCTCACCATCGATCCGTCCACCGGCGAGATCACGCCATCCACGAGCAGCGTCGGCAACTATGTGGTGAGCTACACGATCCCCGCGAGCAGCAGCTGCCCGGCAGTCGTTGCCACGTTCAACATCGCCATCACGCCTCCGCCGGCGGCGGCAACGTATGGTCCTTACCTCAGCGGCGGCTCCCCGACCGTGACCGTGGTGGCCACCTCGAACACGCCAGGCTCTTGGGGCGGCGGCACCGGCAGCTTCGCCGTGCCTACCGACCTGATCACCACCTACACGCTCGGCGCGGGCGAAGCGGGCACGACGTTCTCGATCACCTGGACCACCGATAACGCGGGTGCTTGTGCATCGGTCGTGGCCAACGCGCTCTTCGTCGGCGATGGTTTCGGCGGCGGCGATGGACGCGGCGAAGTGACCAGCCCGTCGCCGTGCCCAGCCGCAACGATCAGTTATGCGAGCGCGGCCTTCTGCACCAGCACCACGTCCGCCCCGGCAGCATTGACGGGCAGCACAGGCGGCACCTTCACCTCCACCGCTGGCCTCACGCTCAATGCGAGCACCGGCGAGATCACACCTTCTACGAGCACGATCGGGAACTACGTGGTCACCTATACCATCGCGGCCAGCGCCAGCTGTCCTGCTGTCGCGGCCACCTTCAATGTCGCGATCACGCCCCTGCCAGCAGCGAGCATCGCCGGTCCTTACCTGAGCACGGGCCCTGCGGTCGTGACGGTGGTTGCCAACACCAATACGCCAGGCATGTGGAGCGGCGGCACAGGCACCTTCTCGGTGCCCTCGAATGCGGTCACCACTTACACGCTGGGCGCCGGTGAGGCGGGCACCACCTTCCCCATCACCTGGACCACCGTGGATGCCGGAGCGTGCGCTTCCGTGGTGGCCACCGCGCAATTCGTTGGCGCCTACGGCGGAGGCAGCGGCCGCGGCGAAGTGACCGAGCCGACCCCGTGCGACGCCGTTGCATCCATCAGCTACACGAGCCCGGCTTTCTGCACCAGCACGGCTTCAGCGCCGGTCACGCTCATCGGCAATACGGGTGGCCTCTTCACCTCGATCGCTGGCCTCACCTTGGATGGGAGCACCGGTGAGATCACGCCGTCCTCCAGCACGGTGGGCAATTACGTGGTCACCTACACCATTCCGGCCAGCGCAAGCTGCCCGGCCGTGGTGGCAACGTTCAACGTGGAGATCACGCCCGCACCTGCGGCTACCATCGCTGGTCCTTACCTGAGCGGAGGACCCACGACCGTGACCGTCGTGGCCAACACGAATGCGCCAGGCGCATGGAGCGGCGGCACCGGAACCTTTGCGGTTGCCACCGACCCGATCACGGCCTACACGCTCGGTGCGGGCGAAGCAGGAACGACCTTCTCCATCACTTGGACAACGGACATGGTCGGCGCGTGCGCCTCAGTGGTGACGAACGCGCTGTTCGTGGGTGACGGTTTCGGTGGCGCCGATGGACGCGGTGAGGTGGCGCAGACCTATGTGCGCACGAACATCGAATGCATCGTTGGCACCAGCTTTATCTGCCCCACGGCGCTCACGTCGGTGAGCTACACCACCTACGAGAGCCATCCGGCGGCGAACGTCTTCACGGCATTGCTCAGTGATGAATTCGGGAGCTTCGCCTCGCCCACGGTGATCGGCAGCGTGAATAGCCAGATCAGCGGCACGATCCCGATCTCGATCCCGATCAGCATCACGCCGGGCTCCGGTTACCGCATCCGGGTGGACGCGAGCCAGGCGCCGATCGTGGGCACCGACAACGGCATCGACCTCACGGTGAACCCGACCTATTACAGCCAGGGCTCCGGCGACGTGACCGATGCGATCTGGAGCACCACGCCGAGCGGTACGCCGAGCGCTGTGGTCTTCGACGCCTGCTGGAGCATGGTAGTGCAGAATGGCGATGTGGTGACCAACACCGGCAATTTGGACCTGAACGCTTTGTGGATCGAGAACACTTCGACCCTCGTGCTCGAGAACGGAAGCGCCACGAACGTCCATGGCGTGCTCGTTGATGTGCAAGGCAGCCTGACCACGGTCGATAACAGTGCGCTCAGCCTCGTTGGATCGATCGGGGCCGTGACGATTACCGCCGCCGCGCCGATCAGCCTCTGGGACCTGACGGTGAACACGCCGCTCGGAACCACCGCCAATGGCAGCATCGACATCCGCGGCACCTTGCAACTGGACGCGGGCGACTTCGACGCCACCACTGCGCTGATCGCCTTGCGCAGCTTCGCAGCCACCACCGGCCGCTTGGGCCCCGTCTCCCCCACCGCCAGCTACCTCGGCAACATGAAGGTGGAGCGCTACATCCCCGGCGGCGCCACCAACTGGCGACTGCTGGGCAGCCCGATCTCCAACCGGAGAGTGGCGCATTGGCAGGACGACTTCATCACCGCCGGCTATCCCGGCTCGCAGTTCCCCACCTTCGATGATCCGGTGGGCAGTGGCATCCTCTGGCCCAGCATCCGGTGGTATGATGAGACCAACACCGGCACCGCGCAGAACGATGGCATCACCGGCGTGAGCAGCCAGCTGCAGCCGTTGGCAACCGGCCAGGGCTTCGCGGCCTGGAGCGGCGATGCGCTGGGCGGCACCGCGCCCTTCATCGTGGATGTGCACAATGCGCCGCCGCACATCGCCTCCAGCCCCATCTCCCTGCCCATGAGCTGGACCGACACCGGCACCCCGCTCACGGATGGCTGGAACCTGGTGAGCAACCCCGTGCCCAGCGCCATCGCCTTCGACCAGATCGCGCGCGGCGCCGATGTGGAGGATTACGTCACCTTCTACAACCCCGCCAACGGCAACGCCGCGGTGTACGACATCAGCCTGGGCCTGGGAAGCAACGGCGCCACCAACACCATCCAGAGCAGCCAGGGCTTCTTCCTGAAGGCCAACGGCCCGGCCGTGGCCACCACGGTGGAGGAGAGCGACAAGATCAACGACAACAATGGCGGGATCTTCGGCGGATTGCTGCCCGATGCCAACCCGATGATCCGGTTGGGCATCACCAGCGCGATCAACAGCTTCAACGATGAAGCGTACGTGATCTTCGATGTGGGCACGAGCCAGTTGGACGATGAGGATGCCGTGAAGTACGTCTTCGCGCATCCCGATGCGCCACAGGTGGCCACCCTCGCGCCCGATGGCGAGCAGCTCGCCTTCAACTGCTTCGGTGAATTGAACGCCGCCTTCTTCGTGCCCGTGAGCGTGAATGCGGGCGTGAGCGGCACCTACACCATCACCGTGGATCAGCTCGGCGAGCTCGAGCTCACCTGCATCGTCCTGAAGGACCTCGTGACGAACACCATCATCACGCTCACGGGCAGCGATTCGTACAGCTTCTTCCTGGATGCCAACGATGACCCCAACCTTCCGCGCTTCCTGCTCAAGGTCGTGATGCCCGAGGCGGGCTTCACCGCATCGGCCAGCAATGTGGAGGTCGGTGAAGAAGTGTTCTTCTCGAACGCGAGCACCAATGCAGGCTCCTATGCGTGGGACTTCGGTGATGGCACGACGAGCACCGAAGCGGAGCCCGCCCACGCCTTCGCATCCGGCGGCGTGTTCGAGGTGACGCTCACGGCGACCACCGGCACCTGCACCGCCTCGCTCACGCAAACGATCACCGTGAGCTCCCCCGTCCTGCCCGTTGCCGTGCGCGCGCTGCTCCAAGGGCCGTACAACGAAGGCACCGGACTGATGAACGACGCGCTGCGCTCCGCAGGCATGCTGCCCATGCTTGAGCCCTACACCGCGATGGGCTACGCGCACATCGGCGGCGGCGGCGAGTTCGTGATGCCATCGGTCTTCAGCACCACCGGTACGGACGCCATCGTGGATTGGGTGGTGGTGGAACTGCGCTCGGCTGGTGATCCGGCCGAAGTGGTGGAGACGCGCAGCGGCCTGCTACAGCGAGACGGCGATATCGTTGCCGCCAACGGCAGCTCGCCGCTCTCCTTCCTCTCCGCCCCCGGCAGCTACCACCTCGCCATCCGCCACCGCAACCACTTGGGCGTGATGACCCATGATCCGATCGCCTTCGGCGCGGCGGCCACCGCCATCGACTTCCGGGATGGCGGCACGGCCACCTACGGCACCGAGGCCTTGGCCTTCAGCGGCAACGTGCGCCTGCTCTGGTGCGGCGATGTGTGGGGAGACGGCGTGCTCAAGTACGTGGGCCAGGACAACGACCGCGATCCCATCCTGGTGGCCATCGGCGGCACCGTACCGACCAACGTGCTCACCGGTGAGTACCGCGCCGAGGACGTGAACCTGGACGGTGAGGTGAAGTACGTGGGCACGAACAACGACCGCGATCCGATCCTGCAGAACATCGGTGGCAGCGTACCTACCGCGGTACGGAACGCGCAGCTGCCCTGA